The DNA sequence ACCAATGGCCATTTTAGACTAGTGAAGACTTTAAAATTTTGGACTATTGGTTATTAAAACATTTAGTCGACAAATTCTAGGAAGAGTTGAAATGATTTCCCAATGCTGTTTATGATTCCACCCAAAGTTCCTGTTTACATAAAAAATCATCATGCTAAGTTCCTACCTAGAAACAGAAGTCCACTCCTACACCCACAGATGAAATGTTATATTTTGCAAGATGAAAGCTGGTTGGTCTGCCTGTCTGTTTCATTTTTTATATGCCAACTTGCCTAGTAAATTGTTGGAAACACTAGGCTCCAGATTTGCACCCTTTGTTCTTGGTAACTCCATTGCTTAGATACCAGATTCTGATGtgcataaatattactccctccgtcctaataTATAAGGTGTAACCACATTTTATTCGTGTCCCATAATATAAGGCGTGCTGTCTGTCTAGACGCATGTACATCGATGCAGTAGTACTAGTGTTGAGAGAGAGAATTAAATATactaggacagagggagtattagACAGACTAGTTTTACTATCCAATTGGTGCTGACTGCTGAGAACAGAACAAGCAAGCAGAACAATTGTGGTGGTCTGCTTACCATAGCTGAACTGTTCTACATTCCATCAGACAACTTTCATTCTTTGTTGCATTACTTTTCATATCTGTTTCTATTGCTATGCCTATTTCCAAGCTGTAATAGCTGCTCCATGTTACAGGAACAGTATGAAGACTCAGAAAATATATGGACTTGCGCCCTTCTGTTGGCTACTCTGTTTCAGGATTCAGTGGTTGTTCAGTCTTCTGAAATAACACGAACAATACCTTCTTTAGCATCCTTGCTAAAATCTGATGATATCATCGATAAATACTTTGCTGCTCAAGCACTGGCTAGCCTTGTTTCCACTGGGAGCAGAGGTATACAGCTTGCTATTGCAAATTCTGGTGCAGTTTTGGGTGCTGTAGCATTGATCGGACAGGTAGAATCTGATATGCCAAACCTTGTTACAATGGCTAAAGAATTCAAGTTGGCAGACAATCCAAGTCAAATAATATTGAAAAACCTTTTTGAGCTTGAAGATGTCTGCACTGGTGCTTCCGCTCGAAGGTCCATACCCTTGCTAGTGGATCTACTTAAACCAATGCCAGACAGGCCAGGTGCACCTCTGATTGCTTTGCACCTTCTGACTCAACTAGCGGAAGGTAGTGAGGGAAATAAAGTTGCTATGGCAGAGGCTGGAGCTTTAGATGCTTTGACTAAGTATCTATCTTTAAGCCCTCAAGACTCAACTGAAACTACTATAACCAATTTATTAGGGATTTTATACAGTAATCCTGATCTTCTTTACCATGAATCATCACGCAGCACTTCAAATCAACTGGTAGCTGTCTTACGTTTGGGCTCGAGAAGTTCTAGGCTTAGTGCAGTAAGGACGTTGCAGAAACTCTTTGATGCAGAGAATATAAGGGACACAGAAGTGGCCCGGCAAGCTATTCAACCACTACTTGACATGCTTGAATCAGGAACTGAAATAGAACAGCAGGCAGCACTTGGTGCACTTATCAAGCTTTCTGCTGGGACTATCTCTAAGGATTCTGCTATGTTTGATGTAGAAGGCAACACACTTGAAAATCTTTACAAAATTTTATCCTTCAGTTCGTTATTGGAGCTTAAGAAAGATGCTGCTCAACTCTGCTATATTTTATTTGAGAACTCCACTGTACGTGCATCACCAATTGCAACAGAATGTCTTCAACCCCTGATATCACTGATGACATCAGGATCTAGTTTGGCTATCGAACCAGCAGTTTGTGCTCTAAACAGATTACTGGATGAGGACTACAATGCAGAGGTTGCTGCAACTAGTGAAGTTATTGATCTTCTTGTCAGTTTTGTTCCTGGTACAAACTATCAGTTGTCTGAAGCATGTATTGGTGCTCTCATAAAGTTGGGCAAGGACCGTCCAAACTGCAAGCTTGACATGGTTAAAGCTGGTATCATTGAGCATGCGCTTGATATGATTCTTGATGTTCCTGTATCTGTTAGTTCATCCATTGCTGAATTGCTTCGCATTTTGACAAACAACAGTGGCATTGCTAAAAGTTCTGCTGCTGCAAAAATGGTGGAGCCACTTTTCTTGCTTTTACGTCGCCCTGATGTTACTATGTGGGACCAGCACAGTGCCTTGCAAGCACTTGTAAATATTCTGGAGAAACCTCAGAGTCTAGCAGCATTGAAGTTGACTCCCAGTCAAATAATTGAGCCTTTAATATCATTTCTTGAGTCTCCCTCTCAAGCAATTCAGCAACTTGGCACTGAGGTGCTCTCACATCTTCTAGAACAGGAACATTTTCAACAAGATATCACCACCAAAAATGCAGTTGTTCCTCTGGTGCAGCTTGCTGGTATTGGAATCCTGAGCTTACAACAAACTGCAGTTAAAGCACTTGAAAACATCTCACAGAGTTGGCCCAAGGCAGTAGCTGATGCAGGTGGAATTTTTGAACTTTCAAAGGTAATTGTCCAGGATGATCCTCAGCCAAGTCAAGCATTATGGGAATCTGCAGCACTTGTGTTATGCAATGTTTTGCGTTATAATTCTGACAATTATGTCAAAGTCTCAATGGCTGTACTTGTGAGATTGCTGAACTCCACCATGGAGAGTACTGTCACGATAGCTCTCAGTGCTCTACTTGTTCAAGAGAAAAGTAGCTCACGCTGTGGTGTGGCCATGGCTGAGGCTGGGGCAGTACGTGCACTCTTGGAGCTCCTGAAGAGCCATCGATGTGAGGAATCTGCAGCAAGATTGCTTGAAGCTCTAATAAACAATTCAAGGGTTCGTGAAACAAAAGTTGCCAAGTATGCTATTGCTCCTCTCTCACAGTACCTGTTAGATCCTCAGTCCAAGAACCAGTCAGCAAAGTTTCTGGTGACTCTTGCATTAGGTGACATTTTCCAACATGAAGCACTTGCAAGGGCAAGTGACTCCGTGTCTGCCTGCCGTGCTCTTGTAAGCCTACTTGAGGACCAGCCTACGGATGACATGACAACAGTTGCTATTtgtgcactacaaagcttagtGATGCACAGCAGGACAAATAGGCGTGCTGTTGCTGAAGCTGGGGGCATTTTGGTTGTGCAAGAATTGCTTCTTTCACCAAATGTGGATATTTCAGGACAGGCTACTCTTCTAATCAAGTACCTATTTTCAAATCATACACTGCAAGAATACGTGTCGAATGAGCTTATCCGATCTCTCACTGGTGAGTCGGCAATCTTTATGGTGAATTGTGTCCATGATATTTTAATTCAAATGTGTGTTTTTTCATGTTCTTGAGTGAAGTCTCATGCCCTTCTATTTTGAAAATTAAATGGTTTTTCATTTGCCATTTTGTCTTTGATACCATAGACATGAATATCTAATAAAAACAGATGCATTAAGTTACGAAATGATTGAATTGCAAATGCTTTATGGGTGCTATCCTGCATTCCTGCTTACTAATGGATTGTTTTGATTATGCTCTAATGTCAAATGCAATTTGTCACAGCTGCCTTAGAGAGAGAGCTGCTCTCTACGTCAACTATCAATGAAGTTATTCTGAAGACCATATATGTGATATTCAGCAACTTCAAAAAGGTGCGGTTTTCTGAGGCGGCAACCCTGTGCATACCACACCTGGTTTGTGCTTTGAAGGATGGAAATGAGGCTGCCCAGGAGAGTGTGCTTGACACCCTTTGCTTGCTTAAAGAATCTTGGCCGCAAATGAATGAAGACATCGCTAAAGCCCAGTCCCTGATTTCAGCTGAAGCCATACCTGTACTACAAATGCTTATGAAGACATGTCCTCCCAGTTTTCACGAGAGAGCCGATAGTTTGCTCCATTGCTTGCCTGGTTGCTTGACAGTGACCATCATTCGTGGGAATAATTTGAAACAGACAATGGGGGGTACAAATGCATTTTGTTGCCTGCAAATAGGAAATGGTCCTCCAAGGCAAACTAAGGTAATTCTTGTAGATAGTTGTActcaataatttatttgtagtgCAGTTGTTTTTTTCCCTCTGAAACCCAGTATTGCCAGCTGCTGTACCTTGCAAGACTGGGATTGCCGCTCTGCTGCATgttgtattttattttatttagtttACATCTTTTTTTGTCTGTGGCTACTGATGTTTGTGCTGAACGTCAGGTGGTAAACCACAGCATCTGCCCAGCTTGGAACGAGGGTTTCACCTGGTTATTTGATGTCGCTCCTAAAGGGCAGAAGCTCTACATCATATGCAAAAGCAAAAATACATTTGGAAAGGTATGGTCATAACTCATAAGGATGGCGTGTCTTCTACTCTTCTCTTGGTTCTTGGCTTCTTGCCTGTGATTCTTTTGTGTTATTTCTCAAATGCTGATATTTTCATTGCAGTCAACCCTTGGAAGAGTGACCATCCAGATTGACAAGGTTGTCACCGAGGGTGTATACAGCGGGTTCTTCAGCCTCAGCCACGACGGTGGCAAGGATGGCTCAAGAACCCTTGAGATAGAAATTGTATGGTCGAATAGGCCATCCAACGACAGTATGTAGCATATGGATGATTTACCTGACGGCTGACGCCAACCTTATACTCCTGGCTTCCATGTAAATCAGCCCCCCATAATCATCCAAATTTCATTTATTTATATGTAGAAAGTTAAAAGACGCTTAGATAACCCATGCCATCATTCGATTATTGAGTAACTCTCGGGAGTGTTAGCCTTGCTGCTGTAACAGATTTTGGACCTGAGTAATTTTTTTGTACAGTTGAATTTATTTAATGTAATTATATATTAGTGTTAGATTGGTGTAAGTGCGGACAAACATTGCTGACAGTAACATTCTGTGTGATGTGTGGCGTGATAGTTCCCGTGGGTGTGTGTTTTCCGTTGTTAGCACTTGTAGCCTGAGTTGATTTTTAGTTCACTGCTTTTAGGAGGTAATCGGGTTGTTTTTAGGTTTTTACCCTTGTGGGGCAGCTCTAGATTTTCCTGGTTGTTTTTAAGAGGTAATCTATCACGATTGCCAAACAACCTAGATTTCTTAGGCTGTAGATTTCACCATAGCTTACTTTAAAAATCCAGATTAGATAAAATAAATCCTTAGATCAGCGGTTCCAAACAGGGCGAAAGTGGAACCCCAGGTCATGGATTGTGGCTGGAGGGAGAACATTTCCAGTGAGGGTAATTTTCGATATCCGTTTTTTCTTCTCCAGATAAGCCAGGTCGTAACTATCTCTTCTCTATCAATGAAATAGGCATAACCTTATATCGGTTCGTCTGAAAAAGGatataactttatagaaaaaagtcCACATAACCACCTTAACTATACAAGATGGACTACTTTATCCATAAACTATAAATTCTGACTTTCTGCCTCTTGAACTTTCTAAAACCAGATGATTTTGCTACAGTGACCATGGTTTAGGGGGTTTTTAATTTATCTCCACTTttttctttgaaaaatcataataaatcataaaaaatataaaatgaaacatccaaattttgttggactccacgtaagtagatctacacagtgaacatataatatgatatgctttaGTAAAAATTTATTGTTGTAGGTTTAAATCTATGAATTATtgcaattaattatagaaaaacataaatGTAAAGCTataacaaaaactttatactaaagcataccatattatatgttcactgtgtGGATCCattcatgtggagtccaacaaaattggattttttatttatgattttttctgtgatttactatgatttttcaaagattcaacgaaaataaataaaaaagaaaaaagacaaaATCATTGTCACTATAGCAAAACCACCGTCCAAAACCACTTGAAGAGGTTATTTAACCGGTTTTGAAAAGCTTAAGAGGTACAAAATCCGATTTTatagttcaagggataaagtaGTCCACTCTGTACAGTTGAGGTGGGTTACGTAGATTTTTTCATAACTTTATATCAAGTCAAACCATTTGAAATTTGAGCAAATTTATAACAAAAGACTACaaatatttatgacacctaATAAGTGTCATTAGATTTGTGACGACATATGCCTTTGCAATATacgttatatatataaattagtCTAGTTTTAGAAGTTTATTTAAGGATAGAGCTAGGATTGTATTTGTCCCAATCCAATTCGAGACTAAAGGTCTTGATTTTTAGGTGTTTCTTGGGTTGAAAAAAGGGTGTAGTTATGGAGATTCGGACTCAATACCTCTCACTTTAGCTCGTGTTGTCATCTCAATTTCCACCACATATCTAACTTAGATAGTATACACTTTCCTTTTATATTtatcctagaggcacttttaGTCTGGGTTCATATCtcaaaccgggactaaagtcATACTTTTAATCCGTGTTCATGTCTCAAACCGGGACTACAACTTCTGGCACTGACATGTCTCGATTAACCATTACAAACCGAAACTAAAAAGTCCCATAACTTCTGGCTCTGTTTGGTTGGCACAGGTAAAATTTAaatcccgtcacatcaaatgtttagacatgcatgaagtactaaatatagactatttacgaaactaaaaacacaactacagagtaatttgcgagacgaatcttttaagtctaattagtctattatTAAACACTAATCGTAAAATAAGTCGAAAATTCTAAAGCCCAAATTAGGACTAAATAAATGTTCATGATGGAAAGTAGTTTCTCCGGTGACAATAGAAAGCGCTGCAGCAAACTTCAGTGGCATCGACTGTTCAGGTTGTACCTACCAGTAGCAGTAGGTTTGGACTTTGAACCACCACACAGTGGTCTGCACGACTGCACTGCACGTGAGGGAGTTTCAACTTGGAATCCAAACGGTCAAATAAAAGTCAAAGCAAAGGAACTTTCTTTTTTCTCTGTTGCGTTGCATCACTCACCACCACCCAGGGAGAGAGATGGAGATACGTACGGTAAGCAATATTAAACTGTTTATACAGATGCAAAGCTTGGATGTATTATGGTGTCGATAATTAACAATGCCTTTAGCTTATAGACCTCCATCAAATCGTGCTCGTCAAAATCGGATTCAGAAAGTCACATTATTCCACGCATACGCAAGAGTTGCTTCAACACGTTTGAACTTTAGATCctaaaagaaaggaaaaaaaaaactgaattcTTCTCGTGCCCATT is a window from the Sorghum bicolor cultivar BTx623 chromosome 5, Sorghum_bicolor_NCBIv3, whole genome shotgun sequence genome containing:
- the LOC8072779 gene encoding protein CELLULOSE SYNTHASE INTERACTIVE 3, which codes for MANFNSSEPRDSRESTSPAPSTSSSISREKGDLADVDDPESAMSTVARLLEDLHASMVSPSGKEATTRRLLELARAKQEARILIGSHSQAMPLLISTLRVGSSAAKVNAAALLSALCKEEDLRVRVLLGGCIPPLISLLKSESAEAKKAAAEAIYEVSSGGLSDDHIGRKIFVTEGVVPTLWDLLNPRSRQDRVVEGFVTGALRNLCGDKDGYWKATLEAGGVEIITGLLSSKNTASQSNAASLLARFISAFGDSIPKVIDAGAVKALLHLLNRDNIISVRESAADALEALSSKSSIAIKAVVDAGGLPILIGAVVAPSKECMQGETCHSLQSHAVRALSNICGGTTSLLLYLGELCQAPRSPVPLADILGALAYSLMVFDGSDGKSFDPVEIENTLVVLLKSHDSKLDRILEALASLYGNGCLSDRLDHSNSKKVLVGLITMAPADVQEHLVRALTSLCCDGVGIWEALGKREGVQLLISLLGLSSEQQQEYAVSLLAILSDEVDDSKWAITAAGGIPPLVQLLETGSQKAKEDAAYIMWNMCSDSDDIRACIESAGAVLALIWLLKSGSPRGQEASVKALKKLIRSADSATINQLLALLLSDSLSSKAHVITVLGHVLVLAPQRALIQSGASANKGLRSLVLVLESSNEETQEIAATVLADIFTMRQDICDVLAIDEIVQPCMKLLTSGNQVIATQSARALGALSCSASSMSKNKMSCLTEGDVRPLIEMAKTSSIDVAETAFAALANLLSDAQIAKEALDDNIVLALTRVLKEGSLEGKISASRSLRQLVNQFPLSEVLPDYSQCCFIIHALLVCLSGINLDNVTNLEPLDVLTLMATTKEGSHYSPPLCTGFLEVPESLEPLIRCVSIGLPPVQDKSVQILASLCQGRPSLLGEYLNRSQGCITSLASRVIESNDMEIRISSAVILISAMRDSREQSIDVLEASKLLKNLISALIDMLKQRSSLTSLDIEIWKPHMEKSSLNYEQDVLSVPELGKVSEETVALWLLSLICSHHGRSKYTVMELNGVDAVSDRLASYTANRQEQYEDSENIWTCALLLATLFQDSVVVQSSEITRTIPSLASLLKSDDIIDKYFAAQALASLVSTGSRGIQLAIANSGAVLGAVALIGQVESDMPNLVTMAKEFKLADNPSQIILKNLFELEDVCTGASARRSIPLLVDLLKPMPDRPGAPLIALHLLTQLAEGSEGNKVAMAEAGALDALTKYLSLSPQDSTETTITNLLGILYSNPDLLYHESSRSTSNQLVAVLRLGSRSSRLSAVRTLQKLFDAENIRDTEVARQAIQPLLDMLESGTEIEQQAALGALIKLSAGTISKDSAMFDVEGNTLENLYKILSFSSLLELKKDAAQLCYILFENSTVRASPIATECLQPLISLMTSGSSLAIEPAVCALNRLLDEDYNAEVAATSEVIDLLVSFVPGTNYQLSEACIGALIKLGKDRPNCKLDMVKAGIIEHALDMILDVPVSVSSSIAELLRILTNNSGIAKSSAAAKMVEPLFLLLRRPDVTMWDQHSALQALVNILEKPQSLAALKLTPSQIIEPLISFLESPSQAIQQLGTEVLSHLLEQEHFQQDITTKNAVVPLVQLAGIGILSLQQTAVKALENISQSWPKAVADAGGIFELSKVIVQDDPQPSQALWESAALVLCNVLRYNSDNYVKVSMAVLVRLLNSTMESTVTIALSALLVQEKSSSRCGVAMAEAGAVRALLELLKSHRCEESAARLLEALINNSRVRETKVAKYAIAPLSQYLLDPQSKNQSAKFLVTLALGDIFQHEALARASDSVSACRALVSLLEDQPTDDMTTVAICALQSLVMHSRTNRRAVAEAGGILVVQELLLSPNVDISGQATLLIKYLFSNHTLQEYVSNELIRSLTAALERELLSTSTINEVILKTIYVIFSNFKKVRFSEAATLCIPHLVCALKDGNEAAQESVLDTLCLLKESWPQMNEDIAKAQSLISAEAIPVLQMLMKTCPPSFHERADSLLHCLPGCLTVTIIRGNNLKQTMGGTNAFCCLQIGNGPPRQTKVVNHSICPAWNEGFTWLFDVAPKGQKLYIICKSKNTFGKSTLGRVTIQIDKVVTEGVYSGFFSLSHDGGKDGSRTLEIEIVWSNRPSNDSM